One Pseudorasbora parva isolate DD20220531a chromosome 4, ASM2467924v1, whole genome shotgun sequence genomic region harbors:
- the LOC137073771 gene encoding integumentary mucin C.1-like: MGGDSQTKAMETKMMAGEGFEEGQVVEVFRIPVMVNEWARQCLMASTTETTTPATTSESTIETTTPETASETKTETNTPVTTSESTTETTTPATKIESKTETTTPFTTTESTSETTTPFTTTESKIETTTPAITTESTTETTTQATTAESTTETTTPAITTESTTETTTPTTISESTTKTTTTATTSESKIETTTPTKTSESTTETTTPATTTESTTETTTPTITTESTTETTTPATTTESKTDTTTPATTTESTTETTTPTKTSESTTEITTPAITTESKIETTTPTKTSESTTETTTPATTTESKTDT, encoded by the exons atGGGTGGTGACTCTCAGACGAAGGCGATGGAGACGAAGATGATGGCAGGTGAGGGCTTTGAAGAAGGACAGGTAGTTGAG gTGTTTAGAATCCCGGTGATGGTGAACGAGTGGGCGCGGCAGTGTCTGATGGCT agcacaactgaaacaactacaccagccacaacatctgagagcacaattgaaacaactacaccagagACAGCATCTGAGACAAAAACTGAAACAaatacaccagtcacaacatctgagagcacaactgaaacaactacaccagccacaaaaattgagagcaaaactgaaacaactacaccattcacaacaactgagagcacaagtgaaacaactacaccattcacaacaactgagagcaaaattgaaacaactacaccagccataacaactgagagcacaactgaaacaactacacaagccacaacagctgagagcacaactgaaacaactacaccagccataacaactgagagcacaactgaaacaactacaccaaccacaatatctgagagcacaactaaaacaactacaacagccacaacatctgagagcaaaattgaaacaactacaccaaccaaaacatctgagagcacaactgaaacaactacaccagccacaacaaccgagagcacaactgaaacaactacaccaaccataacaactgagagcacaactgaaacaactacaccagccacaacaaccgagagcaaaactgatacaactacaccagccacaacaactgagagcacaactgaaacaactacaccaaccaaaacatctgagagcacaactgaaataactacaccagccataacaactgagagcaaaattgaaacaactacaccaaccaaaacatctgagagcacaactgaaacaactacaccagccacaacaaccgagagcaaaactgataca